The segment AAATCTGATTCTATGCAAAAGTCCCGGCCGGAGCAGTGGGCTGTCGAGGTATGGCACGGCGGAAGTTATGCACAGGAATTTGCTTGACGCCGCAACCACCGGGCTAAGCGAAGTGCTTGGCGAGCGAAGCATCCTGTTTCATTTCACCGATTGTGGTGTCAATGATCTCGCAGGCCAAATCGATGTGCGCTGTTTCGGTGCAGCCAAGCGGCATCAGGAACCGGAGTCGCGACGGGTTTCCGCCGGCCATGAAGGACATCAAACCCGCGGCGAACAGTCGTTTCGCCAACGCTGCAGCGGCTTCAGCAGAACCGTCGAGCGGAGTCAGGGCCACCATACCTCCGCAACCGTGAGGTCCGGAAATCGTGCCCGGATGTTTGTCGGCGACTTTTTTCAGACCGGCGACGAAATGATTGTGCAGCTTTTGGTTCTTTCCGTCGGCGCCAAAGTTGCCGTTCTCGATCAGGCCTTTGACGATCGCAATCGCCGAATTGATCCCCATCGTACTTCCGGTGAAAGTTTGACTGATCAATCCAGGTTTGAATTTGTATTCGTCTGTGAACAGCGTCGCACAAACCTGCGAAATTTTGCCGATCGTCACCACGTCGACTTCTTTGTCCAACTCGAAATGTTGAAAAGCGTAAGGACGCGTCGTGCGGCAGAATGTTTGAACTTCGTCAGCGATCACACAAATTTTGTTGGCTTTGGCAACCTTGGTCAACGTCCTGAAAAACTCGGTCGTGCCCGGGTAGTAGCCACCTTCTCCCTGAATCAATTCCATCCAAAGAGCCGCGTGCTTGCCAGGATTCCGCTCGATCAAATAGTTCAAATGGTTGGCAGCGATCTCAGTGCTACGCTCCGGCTGCTGCTCATCGTAAAACGGAATGTAGTCCACGTTGATTGTGTCCGGCAAACCGACGCGATACTTCGCCTTGTCGGTGACTTGAGCCAGCGCCAATGTGCGCCCGGCGAAGCAATGCGAAAACGCGATCACGCGATTGGCCGGATGATTGTTCTGGAACGCGAGCTTCAACGAGTTCTCGTTGGCCATCGCGCCGCTGGTCGTCAGGAAGCAGTGCTTCAATTCCGCGCCAGATTCGTTCGCGGTTTCAGTCAGCAGTTTGACCAGTTCGTAGCTTTCGTGATTCTGCTGCAAGTTCCCCTGCATGACTGTGTCGGCAACCGCACTGTCGACCGCGGCTTCGACCATCAGAGGATGACTATGACCGTAACCGTGAACTCCGATGCCCGTGATGAAGTCCAGTTTCACGCTGCCATCGCCAAGTTCCACAAACGGTCCGTTTCCGATTCCGCTGGAGAGATACGGAAAGTACAGACTTCCGTTGCGGATCGCACCAAACGCGTCGAGCGTCTCTTCGTATCCCGCGACCAGTTCCGGGTTGGGAGCCCGAACGGTCGTCAGCTCCGCTTGATGCTGAGCAACGGCGTCCATGATCAGCTGTTTGGCTTGCTGAAGTCGCGGATCGGATTTGAGTTTGTCAGACGCGAGGATCGGAGAATCTGTCATTGAAATGAGCTTACGCTTGATGGGCAAATGGAAGAGCACGAATTGTAGAGGCTGGACATATTACATCCAGTCCAGGTTCGTTCCATCACCCTCGCTGCCGAAACACGAACAGTGCTCCGGCAGCAGCTCACGCCAGAAATGCCTATTTCGCCCGAAGCAACAGCACTCGGTCTTTCCCGGCATCGACGCCGGAATCGAACTCCGTCGCGGCCCGCTGATTCGCGACCTTTGTAGGCGAAAGCTCGCCGCCATTTTCCGGGTCGAACCAGAACGCTTCAAAATCGACAGACTCTTTCGACAGCTCGAGACTGACTTTGCCGCCCTCGGGCAAGTAAACCAGATACAGGCTGCCGGGCTTGGCCAAACACCAGTTGCCGTAGCCATCGTTCTTGTTGCCGACGAGCCCGTTCATGTTCTTCAGCTCATGGATTGGAATTTCATTTTCGAGCAGAAACTCTTTCGCGATCTGGCAGTAGTCCCATGACTTGTCTCGCGAACGAAAGTCCTCGCACTTCAAATCGTTCTCCGGCAACGCGTAGCCAAAGTAGTACATGACTCCCGCGCCGCCCGCCATCAAGTTGCCCCACAGCGTTCGCTTACGGATGTCGTGCAGGTCGTACTTCCTGCCGTTCTTCATCGTGACCGTGCCGTCGAAGCCAGCGTACCCCGGATCCGGAGGGACGCCTTGGTCGGCTTGCCCCTGTTCGTCGTTCGCCACCACCCAGGGGTGATCGCTGTTGCGCGACTTGTTGACCCACAGCAACGTTCGCTTGTGGACGGCGTCCCACATGTTTTGCAGTGACAGACCTGTTAGTGGTGCTTTGCCCAACCACGGATCGTAAACTTTATCCTGTTGTTGCGGGTAGGTGTGCAGGGCGATGTTGTGGCCGTAGGCGTCGATGCTGTCAAGGTAAACAGCCATCGCCATTTGTTCCTCGAACGTCTGCGTGTTCTCTTCGCCGAGATTCCATTCCAACATGTTCAGGTGGCCGAATCGCGCCACAAGTTCGCGAAGGTACAGCTTTCGCTGTGGTCCGCATTTACCGCCGTCGAGAGCACCTGCGATTTCTTTGCCAGAATCCGAATTGGTGCCGTGTCGCCAATCATCGTTCTCAGTTTCCTGTAACTTGAAATGCAACAGGATGTTATGAAACTGTGCGTGATGGAAAACGCGACTCCATTGATCCAGTTTGGAGCAATCGAAGTGCATTTTGTCGGTCGGAGAAACATGAGGCCAGACGTTGGCTCCGTCGCCATCGACGTTGTAGGTCAGGAACGACATCGAGTTCAAACCTTTACTCGCCAGGTAGTTGACTGCTCCAAGCAAGCCCTTGCCTTTGCCATTCTTCCACGTCGGATCGGTTTCGTTCGCATCCTGCACATGATTCTTGAACGATTTCAGCGGGCCAGGCTTTGGCTTCAGGGTTCGTGTGCCATCGAAATCGCGAAACGCCAACAACGTCTCCGGTGCGTCTGGACCGACTTTGAAAAACGGTTTGCCTGATTCTGCGAACACGAGATGCGTGGCTTTCGGGAGCAACATTCCAGTTCTCGACTGGTCGCCGTTGCCTGGTTTCGACGGCCCGTCGACTTTGAAGGTGCCGCTTTTGCCGTCGCATGACGCAACAGACGTCCCAATTGCATTCGGATCGATCGCCACGCCTTTGCCGGAAACGAAAGAGACTTCGTATTTCCAATCGCCAGCTTTTGAAGGGCTGAAATGGGCACGCCAGGCGTTGCCAGATTTGGCAGAAGATTCGGCTGCGTTGCCATCAGCAGCAAAGTAGCCCGGAACGGTGAAGGATTGATCGCCTTGGGAGAACGTCACTTCCATCCGATAGTCCATGAACGGGTTTGGCTTGGCTGAATCCAGCAAGTCATGCGTTTCGTAGGCGTAGGGTCCGGATTGGGTGATCGTCACCGGATCCCAGACTTTGTCCGCTTCGACTGAAACGGTGCCGTCGCCAGCCGGACCGCTGGGCAATTCGAAAGCCGGCGCCGAACCCGACTTGAGCACAGTCGCCGCGCCGGCGTCCGCGGGGCGTTGAAAGTCCTTGTCCGTCGTCATCAAAAACTTGTCAAACTCGAAACCATCTTCTCGCATGGAGAACGAAATCGTGTGTTCGCCAGCGGTCGGAACGTCGATCCAGATTTCATCCGCGACGCCACAGTGAACTTTTTCGGTTCGCTGTTTGCTTTCCCACCACCACGAGTGTTTTCCGTCGCACCACTGCATTCGCTGGCCGTGTTCTGGCCACGTTCCGTCGATGCCGACGTGCAGTCCGTTGTCTTCCGATCCCGTTGAGTAGGCTCGAACCCAGACGTAGTATCGGCCCGGCGTGTTGAAGTGAATTTTATAGTTCAGTACCGCGAGTTTGCCGGGGACGTTTGAAAAGTTAACTCCGCCGGTGAGTTTTTCGCTGTGGTTGCGTCGCGTGTCGGGCAGGATTTCGACGTAGGCATTGCCGCTCGCGCCAAGCCAATGAGGCGGATCGCCGTCGGAGTCAGCTTTTGGGTGTTGTGTTGGCGTCGTGAGGTAAAACGCGCGGACGCCAGCTTTTTCCTGCGAGGCGAAATGCTCAGCTTCCACAGCGACGAAGCCATCTCTTTCTTCGGCAAGGAAATTTGCGTCGACGATCGACTTGGTCGAATCCTGAGCGAAGGCACAGCTGCCGACGATAGCCAGCGCGAACACGGTCAAAAAGATTTTTTGCATCCTGGTATCCCAATGGTGGTTTTTGATTCCTGCATTGTATCGAACCGAGCATTCAAGCGGCGGGTGTATAGACAGGGTTTTCTCGCAGCGTTGAAACCGCTTGCTGAAGTCGCATGTTGATCGAGTTGAGTTTGGGGGATGACTGGGCGCATAAAAAAAGCCCGACCAATATCGGTCGGGCTCGAATCCTGTTTGGCAGAAACTAGTCCTGCTGTCGGTAGACTTCACGGGCGTCTTCGATTGAAACGGTTGCCGCATCGTCTTGTGTCAACTTCTGACGCTGTTCCGCTCGTTCTGCAGCAACAGCAACAACGCGTTGTGCGAAAGCAAGTTGGTTTGGACTGAAGAATCGCTCGAAGTAGCCATCCATTCGCTCAAGGCGATTCAGTGTCAGCATCTTTTGCCATGAGAGATTGTCAGTGATGTTCCACGCAGCAGCCTGTGCGACTGGCTGAGCAACTTCATCGTTGGCCAGCATGCGACAGATTTCAGCGACTTTGCCGTCCGAAGTGAACTTGGCAAGTGGAACGATCGTGTAATCCATTTTGACGTTTGGATTTTGTTTTCCGTGCTCGAGGCAAACGGTTGTCAGTGAAACTTTTCCAACTTTCCCTGGAGGGATGTTGAAGACTCCACCGCCAACACCCTGGCCGCCACCACCGCCGCCGCCGAAGCCGCCGCCGCCTTGACCACCACCGCCGAAGCCGCCACCAGAGGCCTGGCCACCGCCGCCTTGACCGCCGCCGCCGAAGCCACCGCCGCCTTGACCGCCGCCACCAAGACCACCGCCACCGAATCCTCCACCGCCAAGCTGAGCGAGTGTGGTTGTCGGGACTGCAGCAAACGTGGCTGGCATTTCAATCGCCAGTGGTTTTTCTGATTTGTTGGTCACAATGACATTCGATTTCTTTTCATCGATTGTCTTGATGAGGACTTCGATCTGTCCCTCTTCCATTGCCTGGAAAAGTTCGGTCGACTCGAAGCCTTCGACAGGAACCGCAGTTTTCCAAATTCGCTTGAGACGCTTTTCAGCGATGCGTTTGGCTTTCGCAGCTTCCCGGGTTTCTTTCGTCACTTCCACCGGAGCAGCATTGTCTGTGTCTGCGGTTGAAGTTGTTTCTTGAGCAACGCAAAGCGAACCAATCGCCATGATTGCAGCCACCGCGAGGGTGAGTGTAAGTTTTGTCATCGATGTTCTCATGAGAGAAGAACTCCTAAATTCGAACCAGCGCACCTTGCATACGCCGGAATGTGCGACTTCTCAAATATATTCGCTGGCCTGAGACCTACCTGAAGTTTTCCAGAATAATTGGAAAAACACGGAATGCACACGAAATCCAAAAGGCCGATTCAAATTCGGATTTCGAAGTCAAATTAGCTGAAAAGCCAGTAAACCCCGCGATACATGTGAGTATCGGACAGCTTCTTGAGGCTCAACAATCCAAACGCATGCATCTGCATGATGCCGATATTGACGCTGGGAGTACCGTCAGGCGTCGATCGAGTTGCATCGATTCGCCTCCCGGAACGTGCCAGGCGATACAACCCGGACGTTCGGCAGCCTGAACCTCTCAACAATTCAATGATGTTTTACGCCCGGAAGGCATCCGCTAGATCAGCGTCGCGATCACCAGAGCCACAACGCTCATCAGTTTCAGCAGGATGTTTAGAGATGGTCCCGAAGTATCCTTGAACGGATCGCCGACGGTATCGCCAACGACGGCGGCTTTATGTGCGGCGCTGCCTTTGCCAAGCATCTTGCCGTCTACCTCAAAGCCTTCTTCGATCATCTTCTTGGCGTTGTCCCATGCGCCGCCGGCGTTGGACTGGAATAGAGCCATCAGCACGCCGCTGACGGTAACGCCAGCGAGGAGTCCACCAAGCATCAAAGCATTCGTGTTGCCGGTGATGCCAACGTACTTTGGCAGGAAACCAAAAGCGACAGGTACGGCGACCGCGACCAGACCTGGAAGGATCATTTCGCGGATCGAAGCCCGTGTCGAAATTGCGACGCAACGACCGTATTCGGCTTTTCCATCTGCCGCGTCGAAAGTCTCCTGATCGGCTTTGGACCATTCACTGAAATCCTTGCCCTCGTTTTTGTTCATCACATCCAGAGCCTGTTTCAGTTCTGGAATGTCGTGGAACTGACGTCGAACTTCTTTGATCATCGCCATCGCGGCGCGGCCGACTGCGTCCATCGACATCGCGGAAAACATGAACGGCAACATGGCTCCGACGAACAGCGAAGCCATCACGTAGGGGTTCGTAATATCAATCGTGTCGATCGGAGTTTCCAGATGCGTCGCGTCGTAAGTGGTCTTGAAAGCTGCGAACAAAGCCAGGGCTGTCAGGGCTGCAGATCCAATCGCGAATCCTTTGCCAATCGCCGCGGTCGTGTTTCCGACGGCGTCCAGCTTGTCCGTGCGTTCGCGAACTTCGGGTGGAAGTTCAGCCATCTGCGCGATCCCTCCAGC is part of the Mariniblastus fucicola genome and harbors:
- a CDS encoding aminotransferase class III-fold pyridoxal phosphate-dependent enzyme, which translates into the protein MTDSPILASDKLKSDPRLQQAKQLIMDAVAQHQAELTTVRAPNPELVAGYEETLDAFGAIRNGSLYFPYLSSGIGNGPFVELGDGSVKLDFITGIGVHGYGHSHPLMVEAAVDSAVADTVMQGNLQQNHESYELVKLLTETANESGAELKHCFLTTSGAMANENSLKLAFQNNHPANRVIAFSHCFAGRTLALAQVTDKAKYRVGLPDTINVDYIPFYDEQQPERSTEIAANHLNYLIERNPGKHAALWMELIQGEGGYYPGTTEFFRTLTKVAKANKICVIADEVQTFCRTTRPYAFQHFELDKEVDVVTIGKISQVCATLFTDEYKFKPGLISQTFTGSTMGINSAIAIVKGLIENGNFGADGKNQKLHNHFVAGLKKVADKHPGTISGPHGCGGMVALTPLDGSAEAAAALAKRLFAAGLMSFMAGGNPSRLRFLMPLGCTETAHIDLACEIIDTTIGEMKQDASLAKHFA
- a CDS encoding DUF5060 domain-containing protein: MQKIFLTVFALAIVGSCAFAQDSTKSIVDANFLAEERDGFVAVEAEHFASQEKAGVRAFYLTTPTQHPKADSDGDPPHWLGASGNAYVEILPDTRRNHSEKLTGGVNFSNVPGKLAVLNYKIHFNTPGRYYVWVRAYSTGSEDNGLHVGIDGTWPEHGQRMQWCDGKHSWWWESKQRTEKVHCGVADEIWIDVPTAGEHTISFSMREDGFEFDKFLMTTDKDFQRPADAGAATVLKSGSAPAFELPSGPAGDGTVSVEADKVWDPVTITQSGPYAYETHDLLDSAKPNPFMDYRMEVTFSQGDQSFTVPGYFAADGNAAESSAKSGNAWRAHFSPSKAGDWKYEVSFVSGKGVAIDPNAIGTSVASCDGKSGTFKVDGPSKPGNGDQSRTGMLLPKATHLVFAESGKPFFKVGPDAPETLLAFRDFDGTRTLKPKPGPLKSFKNHVQDANETDPTWKNGKGKGLLGAVNYLASKGLNSMSFLTYNVDGDGANVWPHVSPTDKMHFDCSKLDQWSRVFHHAQFHNILLHFKLQETENDDWRHGTNSDSGKEIAGALDGGKCGPQRKLYLRELVARFGHLNMLEWNLGEENTQTFEEQMAMAVYLDSIDAYGHNIALHTYPQQQDKVYDPWLGKAPLTGLSLQNMWDAVHKRTLLWVNKSRNSDHPWVVANDEQGQADQGVPPDPGYAGFDGTVTMKNGRKYDLHDIRKRTLWGNLMAGGAGVMYYFGYALPENDLKCEDFRSRDKSWDYCQIAKEFLLENEIPIHELKNMNGLVGNKNDGYGNWCLAKPGSLYLVYLPEGGKVSLELSKESVDFEAFWFDPENGGELSPTKVANQRAATEFDSGVDAGKDRVLLLRAK